The following proteins are co-located in the Cutaneotrichosporon cavernicola HIS019 DNA, chromosome: 3 genome:
- the SLC1 gene encoding uncharacterized protein (Belongs to the 1-acyl-sn-glycerol-3-phosphate acyltransferase family) codes for MPISWVLKPLAIASAVAFGALGILGRKYQKARLYFNVTIYLTTLATTSVWGILVTILASATGQRLNINYYVARSFYKICGPLVGIKVIVEGEEHLDRLSTANNGKHQSAVVIANHQSMLDILFLGRVFPERTVIMAKKELKYSPLLGQYMHASGAVFIDRKNRKSSHNTVAQAGEDMKRRGVSLWVFPEGTRSLNPEPTLLPFKKGAFHLAVQAQVPVLCIVCENYNRVFDGRTRFEPGTLRVRILPPISTKGLTVDDVSSLTESTREAMLTALKEISKPVPSAAKTAAAIETSVSKATALERVRSSEKNSVDQRFVASSASDSALSEPTSRDTTEDELDGDAVLLKRPKAE; via the exons ATGCCCATCTCTTGGGTTCTCAAGCCACTCGCCATTGCATCCGCTGTGGCATTTGGCGCGCTCGGTATCCTCGGTCGCAAGTACCAGAAGGCGCGCCTCTACTTCAATGTTACCATCTACCTCACCACTCTCGCCACTACCAGTGTCTGGGGCATCCTGGTCACCATCCTCGCATCAGCTACTGGCCAG AGGCTCAATATCAACTATTATGTCGCACGTTCATTCTACAAGATCTGCGGGCCACTCGTCGGCATCAAGGTCAttgtcgagggcgaggagcaccTCGACCGGCTCTCCACTGCCAACAACGGCAAGCACCAAAGTGCTGTTGTCATCGCCAACCACCAGAG caTGCTCGACATTCTGTTCCTTGGCCGTGTCTTCCCGGAACGCACCGTCATCatggccaagaaggagctcAAGTACTCACCTCTCCTCGGGCAGTACA TGCACGCGTCGGGCGCCGTATTCATCGACCGCAAGAACCGCAAGAGTTCGCACAACACTGTCGCCCAGGCTGGTGAGGACATGAAGCGTCGGGGCGTTTCCCTCTGGGTGTTCCCCGAGGGCACGCGCTCTCTCAACCCCGAACCGACATTGCTCCCGTTCAAGAAGGGCGCGTTCCACCTTGCAGTCCAGGCCCAGGTGCCCGTCCTGTGCATCGTCTGCGAAAACTACAACCGCGTGTTCGACGGCCGCACCCGCTTCGAGCCCGGCACTCTTCGCGTCAGGA TCCTGCCCCCGATCTCCACAAAGGGGCTCACGGTTGACGATGTGTCGAGCCTCACAGAGTCGACGCGTGAGGCCATGCTCActgcgctcaaggagattTCGAAGCCAGTCCCTTCCGCCGCCAAGACTGCTGCTGCCATTGAGACGTCCGTCTCCAAAGCCACTGCGCTTGAGAGGGTCCGCAGTTCTGAAAAGAACAGCGTTGACCAGCGCTTCGTGGCCAGCTCCGCGTCCGACTCTGCTTTGAGCGAGCCCACAAGTCGTGACACGACCGAGGATGAACTTGACGGCGACGCAGTGCTGCTCAAGAGACCAAAGGCCGAGTAA
- a CDS encoding uncharacterized protein (Telomere maintenance protein): protein MPGNYCPTASSLCQQQLTRFYTPKRDASRPHPHSLHLITNPRISTFLIASTTQLMSGADARETISSHGLSHPSISRANPAAMDPSHTGPRQPPTSAEIDAAIAAAIANAPPAPPPMDMGLEASTRSLTPLMTNILPSAIGSDGRVNLFVGNLPYRVRWQDLKDFFRKAGTVLRADVSLGPDNRSRGYGNVLMGSREDAARAIDRFNGFTWQTRTLEVRPDRLPPEYEPQPHIHHKPMFGGYMGSPMHHFGSGGGGGWHGRPPHHGPPFGGFGHHLGPGSHGGGHAPHQAFVRPPPSLAAHVPAVPPIGASPLAGSLTAGPNAAASAAAAGSLGWATGGNREVFSGADRSGSLATLGALPLGANGKRSVSPNRGLEPGESMGRVALGGRLGPSLLGKPAISAETLGSSASLRRPSTSGSDAPTPALVPPPIPLNGLANQAKDLGAPNSVYDRVCFVKNLPFTMQWQDLKDLFRPAGVVIRADVATTPDGQSRGFGTVLLASPEDAQRAASMFNGHDVDGRVLNVQTERQTIDEGKIQPMHAAEPFSAFATKPSPQGWPKNASPPVTTRTPASEAFASGPLTGSAVTPSATRVPWPLDTGGAATPVRPGVNDDPALNKPRHPGPITLPPFPTMTEMNPLSPMQTRNLPPMTPSMPGFVFNAYPRTPPAPHHFLSAGAAGPFSPGAPVTSPVHSGRNPLLNAAPGAPVYRPLIQKGSAALGTPTTQVFPDNSDRPGAGAPGGEVDDYFPPVKEKADEELVGATAALSVKDDNPVDVDHASTGLPGMAPEVTVTATSPPANGRSSFDGGLRGGGPTERRASWSEVAKG, encoded by the exons ATGCCTGGAAACTACTGCCCAACTGCGTCATCACTTTG CCAGCAACAACTCACTCGTTTCTACACGCCAAAGCGTGACGCATCACGTCCACACCCACACTCCCTACACTTGATCACAAACCCCCGCATCTCCACATTCCTCATCGCGTCGACAACCCAGC TCATGTccggcgccgacgctcGGGAAACCATCTCATCACACGGCTTGAGCCACCCAAGCATCTCACGTGCCAATCCCGCAGCTATGGATCCATCACATACTGGGCCGCGACAGCCGCCCACGTCCGCCGAAATCGATGCCGCCATTGCTGCGGCAATAGCTAACGCGCCACCAGCACCTCCACCGATGGACATGGGGCTTGAAG CATCCACACGATCCTTGACGCCGCTCATGACCAACATCCTGCCCTCGGCGATCGGTTCAGATGGGCGCGTAAACCTCTTTGTTGGCAAT CTTCCATATCGGGTGCGCTGGCAGGATCTTAAAGACTTCTTTCGAAAAGCAGGTACAGTACTACGTGCCGACGTGAGCCTCGGACCCGACAATCGCAGTCGAGGGTATGGTAATGTCCTCATGGGCAGCCGTGAagacgcggcgcgcgccatTG ACCGCTTCAACGGCTTTACATGGCAGACACGGACGCTAGAGGTTCGTCCAGACCGGCTTCCGCCAGAGTACGaaccacaaccacacaTCCACCACAAACCCATGTTCGGCGGGTACATGGGCTCGCCAATGCACCACtttggcagcggcggcggcggcgggtggCATGGGCGGCCACCACATCATGGACCACCGTTTGGAGGGTTCGGCCACCATCTCGGGCCTGGTTCCCACGGGGGAGGACATGCGCCCCACCAGGCCTTCGTTCGGCCACCACCTTCTCTCGCCGCACACGTCCCTGCTGTGCCTCCCATCGGTGCTTCGCCTTTGGCAGGGTCACTCACCGCGGGTCCAAATGCCGCGGCCAGTGCGGCAGCCGCCGGCAGCCTCGGCTGGGCCACCGGCGGGAATCGCGAGGTGTTTTCGGGTGCCGATCGCAGCGGATCGCTGGCCACGTTGGGAGCACTCCCTCTCGGTGCCAACGGCAAGCGTTCGGTTTCGCCGAATAGGGGGTTGGAGCCGGGTGAGTCGATGGGGCGTGTGGCCCTGGGCGGACGTCTGGGGCCCAGCCTCCTCGGAAAGCCAGCAATCTCAGCCGAGACCCTCGGGTCGTCAGCCAGTCTGCGACGCCCATCGACCAGCGGCTCTGACGCGCCGACTCCTGCGCTAGTCCCTCCCCCAATTCCCCTCAACGGACTCGCCAACCAGGCCAAGGACCTCGGAGCACCCAACAGCGTGTACGACCGGGTCTGCTTCGTCAAGAAT CTCCCATTTACAATGCAGTGGCAGGACCTCAAGGACCTGTTCAGACCTGCGGGCGTTGTCATTCGCGCCGA TGTCGCCACAACGCCAGACGGCCAGTCGCGCGGCTTCGGTACCGTGCTATTAGCTTCCCCAGAAGATGCGCAGCGGGCGGCTTCCATGTTCAATGG tcaCGACGTGGACGGCCGCGTGCTCAATGTCCAAACGGAACGGCAGACGATAGACGAGGGCAAGATACAGCCCATGCACGCCGCAGAGCCCTTCTCTGCTTTCGCCACTAAACCGTCCCCACAGGGTTGGCCCAAAAACGCGTCCCCACCTGTCACTACGAGAACCCCTGCAAGTGAAGCGTTCGCATCTGGCCCGTTGACCGGGTCAGCAGTGACACCAAGTGCAACCCGCGTGCCGTGGCCGCTGGACACGGGTGGAGCTGCGACGCCAGTCCGGCCCGGCGTGAACGATGACCCGGCGCTGAACAAGCCGAGGCACCCCGGGCCCATCACACTACCTCCGTTCCCCACGATGACGGAGATGAACCCGCTCAGTCCAATGCAGACTCGCAACCTCCCGCCAATGACACCGTCGATGCCAGGGTTCGTGTTCAACGCTTACCCTCGCACCCCGCCTGCCCCGCACCACTTCCTGTCTGCCGGAGCGGCAGGTCCATTCTCCCCTGGCGCTCCGGTGACGAGTCCAGTGCACAGCGGCCGCAACCCGTTGCTGAACGCTGCGCCTGGTGCGCCGGTGTACCGGCCGTTGATTCAAAAAGGGtccgccgccctcggcacGCCGACGACCCAAGTATTCCCTGACAACTCTGATCGTCCTGGGGCGGGCGCTCcaggcggcgaggtcgacgactACTTCCCCCCagtcaaggagaaggctgacgaggagcttgtGGGTGCAACTGCTGCGCTGTCAGTCAAGGACGATAACCCGGTCGACGTGGATCACGCCAGCACTGGCCTGCCAGGCATGGCGCCTGAGGTAACCGTCACGGCGACCTCGCCTCCCGCGAACGGAAGGAGCAGTTTTGATGGAGGTCTCAGAGGCGGAGGACCCACAGAGCGACGCGCGAGTTGGAGCGAGGTAGCGAAGGGCTAG
- a CDS encoding uncharacterized protein (Cofilin/tropomyosin-type actin-binding protein) produces MARLHLSRTVQIPSEVQEALKQFRFTHSKGNAAISIKIVKATLTMVVDDEFIGVPIEEIAEDLPENSPRLVLISHQLKHKDGRVSYPLILVNWMPTTAPTDLMTLQASSLSYFQQTAEVAKVLEVRDGEEGLSTEAVNAKLLQA; encoded by the exons ATGGCCCGGTTACACCTT TCGCGCACCGTCCAGATCCCTTCCGAAGTCCAAGAGGCCTTGAAACAGTTCCGCTTCACTCACTCAAAGGGCAATGCGGCTATCTCGA tcaAGATCGTAAAGGCGACCCTCACAATGGTCGTGGATGACGAGTTTATCGGTGTCCCCATCGAGGAGATCGCTGAGG ACCTTCCAGAGAACTcgccgcgcctcgtcctgATCTCGCATCAACTT AAGCACAAGGACGGACGAGTGTCGTACCCTCTCATTCTCGTCAATTG GATGCCGACGACAGCGCCCACTGACCTCATGACGCTGCAGGCGTCTTCGTTGTCGTACTTTCAACAGACAGCCGAGGTGGCCAAG GTCCTCGAAgtgcgcgacggcgaggaaggcctCTCAACGGAAGCCGTGAACGCCAAGCTGCTCCAAGCCTAA
- a CDS encoding uncharacterized protein (Myb-like DNA-binding domain), which translates to MSDDMDIDATAVADERPSPPASPDGNDDADELPVATLEAMKLAVAKAPDGDEITGMLKTLLTDYLTRVPFLQQQIEDQQATIAELQRKSELEKALVNIDRNRFVSERASWQAQTDALIRTREAEAAAGSRPKGILDLDVNYHRDLEAANKRLEMDNRLMAPRLVDTQQQIEKLVNELRVLRTHVILQTGPFTEEEGKDYDEATAGTSTAVQRTPAQPKPKHMSKTVMGDARAEHLLLAAKKVRSMRQQDKNVGLLTLEELQRKGVVGPDGGLSYSEGYGGLPEEDELLPSEDEDRKPSTSTATPAYHRASSTAKSTGTPLLPRPKKAKRNAPTTPSRARTNQQAPQTTPGGSNFNDLLLAAEMATRPPTPSRSVPNNMSSARTTTSLWEATAMQSPTKKPRRQPPATVEWSTRRHVSKEGDGSPNRGDGGSALDLLAQASQDVAQGSSGGGLASAARLGGAMEGDSSRQGYRAQGTRSETPLGPAINLDSRGTPSHFPPGPDNPFVGSPNAFQSPTGAAVPGLGKYVHLSSTVPARRVRSPYLKWTKEEDELLTRAVMEHGEKWDLVSKCVPTRSYHQVRQRWLRKTGAFDKKPATTDPSPLSAGVAGEQSSPTPRGRKRKE; encoded by the exons ATGAGCGACGATATGGATATCGACGCAACCGCGGTAGCGGACGAGcgcccttcccctcctgcATCTCCAGATGGGAAtgatgacgccgacgagctaCCTGTAGCGACCCTGGAGGCCATGAAGCTGGCCGTTGCAAAGGCCCCGGATGGGGACGAGATCACCGGAATG CTCAAGACTCTTCTCACAGATTACCTCACTCGTGTGCCATTTCTGCAGCAGCAAATCGAGGACCAACAGGCGACCATTGCGGAGCTGCAGCGAAAGTCGGAGCTGGAGAAGGCCTTGGTTAACATTGATCG CAACCGCTTTGTCTCTGAACGTGCAAGTTGGCAGGCACAGACCGACGCTCTGATCCGAACAcgagaggccgaggctgccgctGGCTCCAGGCCGAAGGGAATTTTGGACCTGGACGTCAACTATCATCGTGACCTCGAAGCAGCTAACAAGCGCTTGGAAATGGACAACCGCCTGATGGCACCTCGA TTGGTGGACACACAACAGCAAATCGAAaagctcgtcaacgagcTCCGTGTTCTGCGCACACACGTCATCCTCCAAACTGGTCCGTTCactgaggaggaaggcaagGACTACGACGAGGCTACTGCCGGGACGAGCACAGCGGTACAGCGGACGCCCGCACAGCCGAAGCCCAAGCATATGAGCAAGACCGTCATGGGCGACGCTCGCGCCGAACACTTGCTCCTTgcggccaagaaggtcCGTTCCATGCGACAGCAGGACAAGAACGTTGGGCTCTTGACGCTGGAAGAGCTCCAGCGCAAGGGTGTGGTCGGGCCAGATGGTGGGTTGAGCTACTCGGAAGGATACGGCGGCTTGCCagaggaagatgagctTCTGCCTAGTGAAGACGAAGACAGGAAGCCTTCGACCTCCACTGCGACACCCGCGTACCACCGCGCTAGCTCGACGGCCAAGTCAACCGGAACGCCCCTTCTCCCGCGTccgaagaaggccaagcgGAACGCCCCCACCACTCCGTCTCGAGCACGTACCAACCAGCAGGCGCCGCAGACGACCCCAGGTGGGAGCAACTTTAATGACCTGTTGCTTGCTGCTGAGATGGCTACCCGTCCACCGACCCCAAGCCGCAGTGTGCCCAACAAcatgtcgagcgcgcgcacaACCACGTCGCTTTGGGAGGCGACCGCCATGCAGAGCCCCACCAAGAAGCCACGACGACAGCCACCAGCGACGGTAGAGTGGTCGACTCGGCGGCATGTCAGCAAAGAAGGCGACGGGTCACCCAATCGGGGCGATGGCGGATCGGCActcgatctcctcgcgcaggcgAGCCAGGACGTCGCGCAGGGCTCATCAGGCGGAGGCTTGGCGTCCGCTGCGCGGCTGGGCGGTGCGATGGAGGGCGACAGTTCCCGACAGGGATACCGCGCGCAGGGCACCCGGAGCGAGACTCCGCTCGGCCCAGCGATCAATCTGGACAGCCGCGGCACACCGTCTCACTTTCCACCTGGTCCTGACAATCCGTTTGTCGGCAGTCCGAATGCGTTCCAGAGTCCGACTGGCGCGGCTGTTCCCGGTCTCGGCAAGTATGTGCACCTGTCGAGCACAGTGCCAGCACGGCGTGTTCGGTCGCCATACTTGAAGTggaccaaggaggag gacgagctgctcaCACGCGCGGTCATGGAGCACGGCGAGAAGTGGGACCTGGTCAGCAAATGCGTGCCGACTCGGAGCTACCATCAGGTTCGGCAACG GTGGCTTCGGAAGACGGGTGCGTTCGACAAGAAGCCAGCGACGACCGATCCATCTCCGTTGAGTGCGGGTGTGGCTGGCGAGCAAAGCAgtccgacgccgaggggCCGGAAGCGGAAAGAGTAG
- the APL2 gene encoding uncharacterized protein (Adaptins are components of the adaptor complexes which link clathrin to receptors in coated vesicles. Clathrin-associated protein complexes are believed to interact with the cytoplasmic tails of membrane proteins, leading to their selection and concentration), with protein sequence MAVAPRKGENWELRQQLNSEYREKRADAIKRVIANHTIGKDCSGLFPDVVKNMQTDDLEQKKLVYLYLMNYAKTQPELVILAVNTFVKDTADPNPLIRALAIRTMSVLRAEKILNYLASPLSRCLKDENPYVRKTAALCVAKVFDLKPEMCIEYGFIETLRDLLGDGNPMVVANAVTALGDIHEAAQEMPDDPSDDEASTRPSKQLFVIDQPTLTKLLVALNECSEWGRIAILSTLSRYRSADVDEAEHICERVMPQFQHANAAVMLGAVRVIMLHIKHVQRESLLKSLSRKMAPPLVTLISSAPEVQWVALRNINLLLQKKPDVLANEMRVFFCKYNDPPYVKVEKLDIMVRLATERSVDILLGELKEYASEVDVDFVRKAVRAIGQAAIKIEPAAERCVTVLMELIETRVSYVVQEAVIVIKDIFRKYPHSYEGIIPTLCANLDELDEPEARASLIWIIGEYAEKIDNADDLLSTFLDVFKEESYPVQLQTLTAIVKLFLKKPDQSQAIVQRVLQAATKDSDNADVRDRAYIYWRLLSSDPAAAKSVVLAVRPPISLPQTTVPPAILEELVGEISSLASVYHKPAATFIGKGRLGVDEMAKRTVEPEDDVARERALQTVVAGQQSENLLDFDADEPESPSNSLAGANVDIISSQQIASAAKSTNPLDELMDLFSTTSVSPAQPAGGMGGMSGMGGMGGMGGMGGMGGMGGMGGMGGMGGMGGVGGMGGMGMSQSNDFGLGGLSGLGSPVNPSPPRSNPTSPPPKQPAGAQADLLDLF encoded by the exons ATGGCTGTCGCTCCACGAAAAG GCGAGAACTGGGAGCTGCGGCAGCAGCTCAACAGCGAGTACCGCGAGAAGCGGGCGGACGCGATCAAGCGTGTTATTGCCAACCACACAATAGGCAAGGACTGCAGCGGCCTCTTCCCCGATGTCGTCAAGAACATG CAAACGGATGATCTCGAGCAGAAGAAGCTCGTCTACCTCTACCTCATGAACTATGCCAAGACGCAACCCGAGCTCGTGATCCTCGCGGTCAACACGTTTGTCAAG GACACGGCTGACCCGAACCCCCTCATCCGCGCGTTGGCCATCCGCACAATGTCGGTGCTCAGAGCCGAGAAGATCCTCAACTATCTCGCGTCCCCTCTCTCGCGCTgcctcaaggacgagaacCCGTACGTGCGTAAGACGGCTGCGCTGTGCGTCGCCAAGGTGTTCGATCTCAAACCCGAGATGTGTATCGAGTACGGGTTCATCGAGACGCTGCGCGACCTGTTGGGCGACGGCAACCCCATGGTCGTCGCCAACGCTGTGACCGCGCTCGGGGATATccacgaggcggcgcaggagATGCCGGACGACCCGAGCGACGATGAGGCGTCCACCCGGCCCAGCAAACAGCTCTTCGTCATCGACCAACCTACGCTCACCAAGCTCCTAGTTGCGCTCAACGAGTGCTCCGAGTGGGGCCGCATCGCGATCCTCAGCACACTCTCCCGTTACCGTTCCGCcgatgtcgacgaggccgagcacATCTGCGAGCGCGTCATGCCTCAGTTCCAGCACGCCAACGCGGCGGTCATGCTCGGCGCAGTCAGGGTCATCATGCTGCACATCAAGCACGTGCAGCGCGAAAGCCTCCTCAAGTCGCTCTCGCGCAAGATGGCCCCGCCGCTCGTGACGCtcatctcgtcggcgcccgAGGTGCAGTGGGTCGCGCTCCGCAACATTAACCTGCTTCTACAGAAGAAGCCAGATGTGCTTGCCAACGAGATGCGCGTCTTCTTCTGCAAGTACAACGACCCGCCGTAtgtcaaggtcgagaagcTTGATATCATGGTGCGCCTCGCTACCGAGCGCAGTGTCGACATTCTACTTGGAGAGCTCAAGGAGTACGCgtccgaggtcgacgtcgactttgTACGCAAGGCTGTGCGCGCGATCGGGCAGGCAGCTATTAAGATCGAGCCCGCCGCTGAGCGCTGCGTTACGGTCCTCATGGAGCTCATCGAGACGCGCGTCAGCTACGTCGTGCAGGAGGCTGTGATTGTCATCAAG GACATCTTCCGCAAGTACCCCCACAGCTACGAGGGTATCATCCCCACCCTGTgcgccaacctcgacgagctcgatgagcccgaggcgcgcgcgagccTGATCTGGATCATCGGCGAGTACGCTGAGAAGATCGACAACGCAGATGACCTtctctccaccttcctcgacgtgttcaaggaggagagctACCCC GTTCAGCTGCAGACACTCACGGCCATCGTCAAGCTCTTCCTCAAGAAGCCCGACCAGTCCCAGGCCATCGTGCAGCGCGTGCTGCAGGCGGCTACGAAGGACTCGGACAATGCTGACGTCCGCGACCGCGCCTACATCTACTGGcgtctcctctcctcaGATCCCGCTGCCGCCAAGTCGGTCGTCCTGGCGGTCAGGCCACCCATCAGCCTCCCTCAGACAACCGTGCCTCCAGCGAttcttgaggagctcgtgGGTGAGATTTCCTCTCTCGCGAGTGTGTACCACAAGCCGGCCGCGACGTTCATCGGCAAGGGCCGGCTGGGCgtggacgagatggcgaAGAGAACCGTCGA gcccgaggacgacgtcgcaCGGGAACGTGCGCTGCAGACTGTCGTGGCTGGCCAGCAATCGGAGAACCtgctcgactttgacgccGACGAACCCGAGTCGCCGTCCAACAGCTTGGCAGGTGCGAACGTGGACATCATCTCGTCGCAGCAGATCGCATCAGCGGCCAAGTCGACCAACCctctcgacgagctcatggaCCTGTTCTCCACGACGAGCGTATCGCCTGCGCAACCTGCAGGTGGTATGGGAGGTATGAGTGGTatgggcggcatgggtGGCATGGGTGGCATGGGTGGCATGGGTGGCATGGGTGGCATGGGTGGCATGGGTGGCATGGGTGGCATGGGTGGCGTGGGTGGCATGGGTGGCATGGGGATGTCGCAGTCCAACGACTTTGGGCTTGGTGGCCTTAGTGGGCTCGGGTCTCCTGTTAAcccctcgccaccacgcTCGAacccgacctcgccgccacccaagcAACCAGCAGGCGCGCAGGCCGACCTGCTTGACCTGTTCTAG
- the FAD1 gene encoding uncharacterized protein (FMN adenylyltransferase), with translation MAYITGADLDRVLERRKDKDSLGVKLAAAIALIDGVLDDYGEQAVALSFNGGKDCTVLLHLFAAVLYARHNTRSHPTPRAVPPTPTAAPRRDKPVLNASFRAYAEGQDGPPYDEPMLSASFRAYVEGPAAPPPPLPANVAEGEPARSATHHTPAHGSAAAVPYPPIRSVYFTAPNPFPALETFVIDSATRYGLDLWRFGGGMKSALSEYLGCGGGKDVRAILLGTRQGDPNGNVAVLAATDPSWPQVLRVHPVLDWTYTEVWQFLRELGVPWCSLYDEGFTSLGSTHNTAPNPLLKTDAGYEPAWKLQDPSQERAGRGVKTT, from the exons ATGGCGTACATTACTGGGGCCGACTTGgaccgcgtcctcgagcgcagaAAAGACAAGGACTCTCTCGGCGTGAAACTCGCTGCGGCGATTGCGCTGATCGATGGCGTGCTGGATGACTATGG ggAGCAGGCGGTTGCGCTGAGCTTTAACGGTGGCAAGGATT GCACCGTCCTCCTGCACCTCTTCGCTGCCGTCCTCTACGCGCGGCACAACACGCGTTCGCACCCAACCCCGCGCGCAGTCCCCCCCACGCCAACCGCCGCCCCGCGGCGCGACAAGCCCGTGCTCAACGCTTCCTTCAGGGCATACGCAGAGGGCCAGGACGGCCCGCCGTATGACGAGCCCATGCTCAGCGCTTCCTTCCGGGCATACGTAGAGGGCCCGGCcgccccaccgccgccgctccctGCCAACGTCGCCGAAGGTGAACCGGCGAGGAGTGCAACGCACCACACGCCGGCACATGGCTCTGCTGCCGCCGTCCCGTACCCTCCCATCCGGAGCGTGTACTTTACGGCACCGAACCCATTCCCCGCGCTCGAGACGTTTGTCATCGATTCGGCCACGCGGTATGGGCTCGATCTGTGGCGGTTTGGCGGAGGAATGAAGAGCGCGCTGAGCGAGTATCTTGGATGTGGGGGAGGCAAGGACGTACGTGCCATCTTGTTGGGGACCCGGCAAGGGGATCCGAATGGGA ACGTCGCCGTGCTGGCGGCCACCGACCCCAGCTGGCCCCAAGTGCTCCGCGTCCACCCTGTGCTGGACTGGACTTACACCGAGGTGTGGCAGTTCCTGCGTGAACTCGGCGTGCCTTGGTGCAGCCTGTACGACGAGGG ATTCACATCTCTCGGCTCGACACATAACACTGCCCCAAACCCGCTGCTCAAAACGGACGCAGGTTACGAGCCAGCGTGGAAGCTGCAGGACCCGTCACAGGAGCGcgcggggaggggggtgaAGACGACCTAG
- a CDS encoding uncharacterized protein (Thioesterase superfamily) encodes MACLNFVRRTWQKTIDKAGHDGVVLKNMVVTQAKPGWVRTELKIGTEHINNHNTIHGGVILSMVDTVTSLALQSRGIVPPTGASVNASCEFVRPGGKVGDTIYGHGEVTQLGRTLAYTRVNFYNAQDKIVAFGSHTKFMGKNQPSVGFSPDGETEVPLEGKHGHKL; translated from the exons ATGGCTTGTCTCAACTTTGTCCGCCGC ACTTGGCAGAAAACCATCGACAAGGCCG GCCATGACGGCGTGGTCCTCAAGAAC ATGGTGGTGACCCAGGCAAAGCCGGGGTGGGTGCGCACTGAGCTCAAGATTGGCACCGAGCACATCAATAACCACAAC acgATCCACGGCGGCGTCATCCTCTCC ATGGTCGATACTGTGACCTCGCTCGCGTTGCAGAGCCGCGGTATCGTTCCCCCAACCGGTGCCAGCGTCAATGCGAGTTGTGAGTTTGTGCGCCCCGGCGGCAAGGTTGGGGACACAATCTATGGCCATGGAGAGGTCACGCAGTTGGGTAGGACACTGGCGTACACCCGCGTCAACTTTTACAATGCGCAGGATAAGATTGTCGCGTTCGGCTCGCATACCAAGTTTATGGGCAAGAACCAGCCCAGCGTCGGGTTCAGCCCCGACGGCGAGACTGAGGTGCcgctcgagggcaagcaCGGGCACAAGCTGTAG